A single region of the Leptothrix cholodnii SP-6 genome encodes:
- a CDS encoding glucokinase, with the protein MKHPEPYAPYPRLVADIGGTNARFGWIASAPPPGEEPSITDVDTLPTADHAQLADAVRAYLARLGRGAPGSMAFGIANPITGDDVRMTNHHWSFSISALQAELGLERLVVINDFTALALALPSLKPHELRQLGGEAALAQGPIALLGAGTGLGVSGLLHSGQGWMALSGEGGHVTLAAADDREAAVLAVMRQRHGHVSAERALSGSGLVNLYEAVSEVRQATSARLSPADVTRQALDGSDAACVEALQHFCAFLGNVAGNLALTLGSTGGVYLGGGIVPRLGDFFDRSAFRERFESKGRFKGYLTRIPVFVIDASVSPALAGAARALGED; encoded by the coding sequence ATGAAGCATCCAGAACCCTACGCGCCCTATCCCCGTCTGGTGGCCGACATCGGTGGCACCAACGCCCGCTTCGGCTGGATCGCCAGCGCGCCGCCGCCGGGAGAAGAACCTTCAATCACGGATGTCGACACCCTGCCGACTGCCGACCACGCCCAGCTCGCCGATGCCGTTCGTGCCTATCTGGCGCGCCTCGGCCGGGGCGCACCCGGCTCGATGGCATTCGGCATCGCGAACCCGATCACCGGTGACGACGTGCGCATGACCAATCACCACTGGAGCTTCTCGATCTCGGCCCTGCAGGCCGAGCTGGGACTCGAGCGCCTGGTGGTGATCAACGATTTCACGGCGCTGGCGCTTGCACTGCCTTCCCTCAAGCCGCATGAACTGCGACAGCTCGGCGGCGAGGCGGCACTGGCGCAGGGGCCGATCGCCTTGCTGGGCGCGGGCACCGGCCTCGGCGTGTCCGGGCTCCTGCACAGCGGGCAAGGATGGATGGCGCTGTCCGGCGAAGGCGGGCATGTCACCCTGGCGGCGGCCGACGATCGTGAGGCGGCGGTGCTTGCCGTCATGCGCCAGCGCCACGGACATGTCTCGGCCGAACGGGCGCTGTCGGGCAGTGGTCTGGTCAACCTCTATGAGGCGGTGAGCGAGGTCCGCCAGGCGACGTCAGCCCGACTCAGCCCCGCTGACGTGACGCGCCAGGCACTCGATGGCAGCGACGCGGCTTGCGTCGAGGCCCTGCAGCATTTCTGCGCGTTTCTCGGCAACGTCGCCGGCAACCTGGCGCTGACGCTGGGCTCGACCGGCGGCGTCTATCTGGGCGGCGGCATCGTGCCGCGTCTGGGCGATTTCTTCGACCGCTCGGCGTTCCGCGAGCGATTCGAATCCAAGGGACGCTTCAAGGGCTATCTGACCCGGATTCCGGTCTTCGTGATCGACGCCAGCGTGTCGCCCGCACTGGCCGGTGCCGCACGCGCATTGGGCGAAGACTGA
- a CDS encoding carbohydrate ABC transporter permease, with amino-acid sequence MKTFHRFVLFGLLAVFAAFFLLPFYVMLVTSLKDMNEIRNGSLLALPQALDFTSWFKAWGSACTGMDCSGLKPYFFNSLIMIVPAVAISTTLGALNGYVLTKWRFKGSELLFSLMLFGVFMPLQVVLLPMSQVLGWVGLSDSVWGLVCVHVLMGLASTTLFFRNYYIGLPDELIKAAMLDGAGFFRIFWRIVLPLSTPILVVTVIWQFTNIWNDFLFGVVFSGADSKPITVGLNNLANTSSSVKEYNVDMAAALIAALPTLAVYVLAGKYFVRGLTAGAVKG; translated from the coding sequence ATGAAAACCTTCCATCGTTTCGTCCTGTTCGGCCTGCTGGCCGTGTTCGCGGCGTTTTTCCTGCTGCCCTTCTACGTGATGCTGGTCACCTCACTGAAGGACATGAACGAGATCCGCAACGGCAGCCTGCTGGCACTGCCGCAGGCACTCGACTTCACCTCGTGGTTCAAGGCCTGGGGCAGCGCCTGCACCGGCATGGACTGCAGCGGGCTCAAGCCGTATTTCTTCAACTCGCTGATCATGATCGTGCCGGCCGTGGCGATCTCGACCACGCTGGGCGCGCTCAACGGCTACGTGCTGACCAAGTGGCGCTTCAAGGGCAGCGAACTGCTGTTCTCGCTGATGCTGTTCGGCGTCTTCATGCCGCTGCAGGTGGTGCTGCTGCCGATGTCGCAGGTGCTGGGCTGGGTGGGGCTGTCGGACTCGGTCTGGGGCCTGGTCTGCGTGCACGTGCTGATGGGGCTGGCGTCGACCACGCTGTTCTTCCGCAACTACTACATCGGCCTGCCTGACGAACTGATCAAGGCGGCGATGCTCGACGGCGCGGGCTTCTTCCGGATCTTCTGGCGCATCGTGCTGCCGCTGTCGACGCCGATCCTGGTGGTGACGGTGATCTGGCAGTTCACCAACATCTGGAACGACTTCCTGTTCGGCGTGGTGTTCTCCGGCGCCGACTCCAAGCCCATCACGGTGGGTCTGAACAATCTGGCCAACACGTCGAGTTCCGTCAAGGAATACAACGTCGACATGGCCGCTGCATTGATTGCCGCACTGCCGACGCTCGCCGTCTACGTGCTGGCTGGCAAATACTTTGTGCGCGGCCTGACGGCCGGCGCGGTGAAAGGCTGA
- a CDS encoding ABC transporter ATP-binding protein, whose amino-acid sequence MGALSIRNVRKSFGDVNILKGIDIEIEKGEFLILVGPSGCGKSTLLNMIAGLDEPTSGTIHIGDRDVTHALPKDRDIAMVFQSYALYPNMNVAQNIAFGLEMRKVPPAQRQAAVARVAKMLQIEHLLERKPGALSGGQRQRVAMGRALARDPLLFLFDEPLSNLDAKLRVEMRAEIKLLHQRTKTTTVYVTHDQVEAMTLGDRIAVMKDGVVLQFGSPDDIYARPATKFVAEFIGSPSMNMLQASRAAGGLHAKGIDLQLGAPERASLAAQTGTDWIYGLRPEAVSFADAGLPGRISMVEPTGPETYASVETGAGVVVARVPGKLDRRVGDNVHLHWSAGDVHLFDASTEIRLAA is encoded by the coding sequence ATGGGCGCACTCTCCATCCGCAACGTCCGCAAGAGCTTCGGCGACGTCAACATCCTCAAGGGCATCGACATCGAGATCGAAAAGGGCGAGTTCCTGATCCTGGTCGGGCCGTCGGGCTGCGGCAAGTCGACGCTGCTCAACATGATCGCCGGGCTCGACGAGCCGACCTCGGGCACCATCCACATCGGCGATCGCGACGTCACCCACGCCCTGCCCAAGGACCGCGACATCGCGATGGTGTTCCAGAGCTACGCGCTCTACCCGAACATGAACGTGGCGCAGAACATCGCCTTCGGCCTGGAGATGCGCAAGGTGCCGCCGGCCCAGCGCCAGGCCGCCGTGGCGCGCGTGGCCAAGATGCTGCAGATCGAGCACCTGCTCGAACGCAAACCGGGCGCGCTGTCGGGCGGCCAGCGCCAGCGCGTGGCGATGGGCCGGGCACTGGCGCGTGACCCGCTGCTGTTCCTGTTCGACGAGCCGCTGTCCAACCTCGACGCCAAGCTGCGCGTCGAGATGCGCGCCGAGATCAAGCTGCTGCACCAGCGCACCAAGACCACCACCGTCTACGTCACGCATGATCAGGTCGAGGCCATGACGCTGGGCGACCGCATCGCGGTGATGAAGGACGGCGTGGTGCTGCAGTTCGGCAGCCCGGACGACATCTATGCCCGCCCGGCCACCAAATTCGTGGCCGAGTTCATCGGCTCGCCGTCGATGAACATGCTGCAGGCCAGCCGTGCCGCCGGCGGGCTGCACGCCAAGGGCATCGACCTGCAACTCGGTGCGCCGGAACGCGCCAGCCTGGCCGCGCAGACGGGCACCGACTGGATCTACGGTCTGCGCCCCGAGGCGGTCAGCTTTGCCGACGCCGGCCTGCCGGGCCGCATCAGCATGGTCGAGCCGACCGGGCCTGAAACCTACGCGAGCGTCGAGACCGGCGCGGGCGTGGTGGTGGCGCGTGTGCCCGGCAAGCTCGACCGCCGCGTGGGCGACAACGTGCACCTGCACTGGTCGGCCGGCGACGTGCACCTGTTCGACGCCAGCACCGAGATCCGGCTAGCCGCCTGA